In the genome of Triplophysa dalaica isolate WHDGS20190420 chromosome 17, ASM1584641v1, whole genome shotgun sequence, the window aaaaatacagtatttacagtataGTACGAGACTCGAAATTTATGTCTCACCCTTTAATCTTTAAACTCATGAACAACTTTGTTTTTGGAATAACATTATACTTAGTATTCTGTAAGGAGTCTTAAAAGCTTTTTACAATACAGAACACACCAGGTTGTACTGGCCACCAACCAGTAATAAGTATTAGGAACTATATTACCCCTCTGCTTGGAATATTATAGAAGTCTTTTTAATGgtttaaacatgtatttattttttcctctaACAATAAATATTGCATAAAATCAACATTAGAACGTGCCATGCTTTAGTGAGCAGAGGTCGACATGACATTAAATGACAAATAGATTTGGGATCTTATCAAAttctttttgttaaaatgtatttctcacCCATTGgacaatgtatatatttaaagacatataaataaaatataatttattggcCCATAAATATGTGGCATAGTCAATAGAGGGCAATAAGGATATAAAGTGGAATAGTAAATGTGAAGCATTATGCTATGAACATGATTAAATGTCTTAACACAAGAAGGGAAATCTACCAGGTGAATTCACCAAAACGTGTTAACAACCATGTTTACACATATAACTGAAACAAAAGCTAAAGTGTGACAAAGGCAGTAAAGTTTGACTTCCCTGTTGTAGAAAATTAACTGTTTTTACTATACACTGTGATTTAAGAAAGGCTCAGTTTTTATAGCTTTTTTTCCAGCAAAAGAGATTGATaaggtcaagtttatttttatagtgccTTAAAACAACACGAGTGTCGACCAAAGTGCTTCACATTGCAATAGCAACAGAGTATGTAAAAGAAGTACTACAAGAAATACTACAACGCAAACTACAACCAACTAGTACAGGAGTATACAAAATATCCAAAATAAAAACctaattataaataaagtatgaGAAAAAAGGAATgtcttaataaatgttttaaaaatagttaatgTAGGAGAGGCTCTGATCATTACTGGTAATCTAATCCAGATTTTAGGAGCATAGACTGAAAAAGACCTGTCACCTATTGATTTCAAACAAGTTTTCAGGACTTTCAACAATAAATGGTCTGAAGATCTGAGAGATCTCTGAGGTGAATACAAACTTAGAAATTCTGATATATAAGAAGGAGCAAGTCCatgtaaagctttaaaaacaaatgttaagaccttaaagagtaagtaacattagatcatgaaaatttcatgcagtctgttatgttgccgtgtttgaatgtaagcagtctgccaagatGTAAGTCTGAGGGTgcataaataacaaagttattggcttgtaaaaaaggaagtcgactctgaatcacgcaaacgagacgtgaactAGTCCGATTCTCTAaccgccgcgtatctacgtcactagaaatACTGCCGCCTACATTTAGCCGGGACTGGcgcaaaaacttcactctcctcccccaaacactgtcgctcatTTGTGATTAAGTATAACCCCAGGTTTTGTTTGCATGGGTGTCAATTCACCAAAaattgcttcaataatcttgaaGCATTAACTCCAGGATATGTTAAACGACTATCGttgaaagagggggcaataccagctttatttggacctgttagctccacctcCACCGAATCACACCCTTTAAGTGTggctatttatttttgtcttaacttcaagaaatatttgtgtaccttatgtctaTGTTTAGCAAATGCAATTACGATAACGTTAGCATGTAGCGTTATTTttggggtattacagtttgtctATCTAGCTATGAACTCGTCTCATTCAAATGTTCAATCTATTAGCATCTgtctattatctactatcgtcttcggatgtttcttTCGGCaaactcgggctcaaactggtttGGTAAAATCCCCGCTATCTCTatctttatactgtatattacatccaaccacctgtaaaccATAATCCAGAAATAATGATAGGTGTTCCATTTGCGGCACATGCTGAATGCGTTTGACTAATCACAACAGACTCTGCAGGACTATGCTCGGGAGGTCGAGGCCAGGAGGGCATCTGTCCCCGAGGTCCTGGTGAGTGCCTACCTAATGGCCGGGATGGACAACCCACCATCTTTTCCTGAGTGGGAGGAGTTGGTTTATCCTCGGTATCCACAGTTAGTGGAACGGCTGCAGCTTCGAGAGGAGTGTGATAGAGACTCCACTCCCAGCTGTCATCCAATCTCCTCTCGTCCCGGGTTAAGGTCCATCCCGGAGGACTGTCCCGGAGGACTGGTACTCTCACCTTGGGGGATTCCACACCGTCCTCCTCTTCACCTCCTGTAGCCCCTCCGCCGCCGACGGACCTCGGTGGCAAACGGGGAAGACGGGAATCCTGGGGGTCTTCCTCGGAGGCCTCCAACCCAGAGCCAGCCGCGCCCTTCTCCTCCTTCCTCCGGCCGACCACCAGACGGGAGCTCAGATGAAGAAGAAGAGGCAACGGAGGGCAGCTTGGAGCCAGGGGGTTCCGAGTCCGGTGGCACCCTGTCCGGTCCAGAAACCGGCACCCAGTCCAGTCCAGTGACCGGCACCCAgtccggtccagcaaccggtgGTCCAGAGTCCTGTCCAGCCACCAGAGAGgactgcccagccgccagagagcgctgcccagccggcgATCCAGTCCGTGTTCCAGGCGGCGATCCAGTCCCTGTTCCAGCCGGCCTTCTAATCCGTGTCCAGtcggcattccagccggggtCCAGTAAGGCATTCCAGCCGGCAACCAAGACTgttccccccaggacttccCCCGTCAAGCCCCCCGGGGCTCCGCGTTCTCACGCTCGCCCACGGGTTAAGACTTATCCACCCATCCCCACCCCTTTTGGGCATCCCCCCATGTACTCTGGTTTGCCCTGTCCACAGAGTTTCTTGTTTATCAAACTTCGAGTGGCAATCAAAGATAACCCCCAAGTTTTTTACATATGGGTGGTTATTTGTCTGAAGGGGCCCGTAATTATCGATCAGTGCCTGGGAGCCAAAGAGGATGACCTCAGACCTTTTCTCATTCAGCTGGAGAAAATTTACATCCATCCATTCCTGAATATCCTATAAGCAGGCTAGCAAGGTAGTCTACTGGCAAATAAAACTGGGTATCAtctgcatatactgtatgtgataaGACACTTTATGATGCTCAAAGATCAAATGTAAAGGGaccatttaaagagaaaataaggACTGGAAACTAAATTTAACCCTGTGGTACCCCACATCTAATCTCTCTAATCTTTTAATCTCTTTAACAAAATGCAATGGTCCACAGTATCAAAAGCCGCACTTAAATCCAACAACATAAGGGCAACGTATTTACCAGAGTCAGAGGATGTTGTTTGTCACTCTTAGGACAGACTCTGTACTATGCTTGCCTTAAAACCAGACTGAAAGGGATCCAAAATATTGTTGGATATTAAATACGGAGTAAGTTGGTTGAAGACTTCTTTTTCCAGAATTTTCAACAGAAAGGGCGCCTTGGAAATAGGTCTGTAATTTTGAAAATCAGAGAAATAccgatttgttttttaatcaaggGTGTACCACTGCATGTTTAAAACATGAAGGGATGATGCTAGTATGCAGTGATGCATTTATAATAGACAGCGCACTAGGTGAGATAGCGTCAAAAACCTCTTTAAAAAGGGTAGCAGGAATGGATTCGAGAGAGCATGTGATCAATTTCATGCTGTAGATTACAGCCAACAGGTCAGATTGAGATACAATTTGAAAAGCAGATAGACTgggaaaaaagtgtttttggaCAGTTGGAATTTTTTGCAATTAAGGTTGAGAAATAATTAGCCCTCTGCAAGGAAGCTGTTTCCTGGTATTGAGACAAACTTGTCACGGTTTTGAggaagaacccagatgcaggcagtaCTGAAGGGGTTATTAACAATGAACAGATTTTAATAAGGatcaaaacagaaaacaaaaacccGGAAAACGGGACACGATAACCAAACAAGaattcaaacaaacacttcccaccGGGGGGGGGGGcaaaaataaactaacaaaacaaactgttaacaCAACGTCTAAATGAAAAGACAAGACAAGGGTATCCACAAACACATAATCCACAGGGTAACACAACATACAAGATCTAAGACACATGACTAGGGAACAATACAAAACGAACTGGCACAGGACAGCAGAAACAAttgcattaaatagggagatgaacaaaggataattaacaagggataggtgtgggtaatgaaacactcagggaaagctgaacGAGAGAACGGGGGGGGCGGGGCCAATgacgagaccagagagagagcatggcaggtcaaaacaaacaatgccatgtctctGTCTACACCAAACATGAGGGATCTGCCATGATTCTTCCACTAGACTAGAAAACCATGACCAaggaggcagaatcatgacacaaaCTAGCTTGAAGAATTTGATAAGAGATCTGCAGTTTGTcctttttccattttctttctGCCCGTCTACATTCTCTCCTCAAAGCTCTAGTATCTTCATTTAGCCAGGGCTGCTTTATTCGTCAGATTTTCTTAACTTTGAGGGGGTACTATTTCATTCAATACCTCTGTATAAGAGGAATTAAAGGTTACAACCATATCCTCAACTCCACCGTGAACGTATCGAGGGCAACGGATTTTCCCCAACTCGATACATACTTTGAAAACGACAGGTGTCAGGTGAGTTTCTTGGTAATTGTTCATATTCATAAGGTCTGCAGTTTTAAACTGGATTTGCATGTTGATGGCGTGGAGAACAGCAACACTTGTGTTATCGTTCGCAATTTCGGGTGGCTACAAACAACAGAGTGCACAAAAAGGCCCAGTGATGTCCTTATGTTAATATTTGCACCCTATTAGCGATTTTGCCATCCTATCTTTTTTCAATTGTGCACATACTGTACCTGTAATTACTTCACTAAAGGGAAAGTTTTATCTTTCAAACTCAACAACAGAATACAGTCGTAAACTTAAAGACTTTCCAAAGTTTATGGAAGAAGCAATAAACCAGTTAGCAGGCAGTTCTTAACATGTCAAAGACTAAGAAACACACTATGTCTCCTTGAAGGCATTTTCAGCTTTCACCCTAGTCAACAAACTATGGTGAAACCTCAAATGATTTAATGAAATTTTACCCGTTTAAggatttttaaaaagaagacCATTTCTGTGCACTTTGTGaatacatacatgtgtatgtctGTGGACTTCTGTCAAGACCTAAGTTGTCAAATATTTGAACAATAGCAATATTTAAGGCTGGCAAAATAAGACTGACCTGGGCAAACTCTCCGGGAGCGCAGCAATAGATGTCCAGAACAGTTCATGATGTGCAACAGGATTGAATTAAAATTATCCGTCAGATACAGACAGAtatggaggagatggggatggaAGTGGGTTTTGAGTGAAGCAAAATTAATCAGCTGATGAGGAGCAAAGAAGGGCAACTTAAATAAGACACAGTGTAGTATGTTTTGTATGACTATTGGTTAACTTTGATAACTGATGTGATGCAAGCTTGAATCACGTGACCTGCCcttgtcatggttctgccatGCCTTTTCAGGTTTTtctagtcttgtggcaggatcatgacataaTGTGCGTTCTCTCCGGTCTCATCTATGTCCCCGCCCTCTCGTTACCTCATTATTATCTTGTTATGGTTTCATGCCCCTCACCATTTCCCTGCTTGATAGTTACTTATTTAATTGCcttgtattttttgttctctgctaatttgttttgtattgctcTCCTGTGTGTTATGCCTTGTAAAGCCATTATATTTTGTTCCTGTTCCTCACATTTTGTCAAAGTTTAGTCTAGTCCAGTCAGTAAGTTTCAAATGTAATATTAGTTTAGACCAGTCCAGTGTTTGGTTCCAGCAGAGTCTGTGTTCTATTATTTCGTTGTCAGTGGTATTTTACCCCCTGGTGggtcttgttttgtttagtgtttgtttaataaatcaatGTTTCTCCCTAATAAATCAATGTTTCTTCCACACCTActgcctgcgtttgggttctgtcCTTCCCTGAGCATGACAGAACTGACGCTACGCTTGATATTTACATCAGTTGCCACTTTAATCTTATGGGAACAGAAACACTGAAATGGTTCCCGtttgaaacatttattgaatCTTAAACAGGCTTATAATCAAAACTGTAGATAATATTTCCAGTATGGAATACCATTAAATTGACATAAAAGGCAGTCTGAATATAACCTTaaggtaaaaaatctgtaaaaacacagtACAATGGTTCATTCAAATCCTGTAcagaatatactgtatgcatGCTTTAACTGCTTTTCCTTTaagttatttactgtaatatttaataGATATAGACCCTACATGGATAACATAGAGGTTACAATGAACCAAGTATTGTTTTCTCAAGTACTTGTGTACAGTGTTTCATCATTACGGTGAATCATAGATGAAATGAACATAGACAaagattttatgaaaagaaaaagtTCCTAATTTTTCACGATAATGTATATTTTGGTTTCCTTTAAACTCAGACTATCAATGCTCTACCTCCATTGTCCAAACCTGCTCCTTGAGGAAACAGACGTGCAGAGGTCGCCAGAGCAGCTTTTCGGGTATAGGTCGTGCATCGACTTAGGATCTCTTGTGTTTGGGGTCTGGGTGGAACTCTGGGGACCATGGCTGCTTTCATAGGGTGGCTGGATTCTGAGATGGAGGGGCTAGACTGGCCACTGGAAATGCCACTGTCGTCTTTACTCGGCCGTCTCAAGCTCTCGTCTCCATCTGAGCTGGACACACTCTGGTTTATAGAGTCATTGTCTGAAGAACTGAAGCTGAAATCGGTTCCATCATCGCTGAAGATGCTCTTTGTACTGCCAGACAACTCGCGTTGATCTGGAACGCTCTCGGATAGCACTTCCAGAGAGTATGATTTGTGAATGAATCTGGGGGTGGACAGGTTGATAGTGGAGCTGTGAAGTTTTCTTTGTAGAGCATGAAAGCTGAAGGTAGGGCTGATGTATGGCTTAAGGTACATGGAGGGCACATATCCGGCCTTTCTGTTgtatctgtttaaaaaataagttttgattAAATCTGAGATGCAATTCGAAATGCAACAATCCTATTTATGTACACTTCACTGTGTTAAGAGAAatcaaactataaaaaaattctgtcatcatttattcaccctcatcttgttcaaaacatgaatatcagatggaacacaaaagaagacattctgAGAAATGTCCCTGTGGTTTTGAGTCAATGTTGCTTGGTAACCAACgctattcaaaatatattttgtgttcttcagaagaaagaaagtcctacaggcTTGGAATGGCATGATGGgttagtaaatgtttttattttttggtataTCATGTACAGTACACAATACCTTGCTATGCTTCCCTGCAGTTTATTTACCTGTaactttcagtttcattttgtGATTTCTATTGTCTTTCAATCTTACATATTTTACACTTCCTTACCGAACTTTGACGTcacaattattgtaaatatttactcAGTAATCTAACTGTTTCCTTATAACACTCCCCATATTTCTGATATATTTACATACgagtcttaaaatacatttacattcttaTCATCCCTTGAATGTCAGTTCAGTGTAAAGGAAACCAATGAATACCTGACGAGCCACCAGCCATTATCAGACATCTGTAACACCTCCACAACAGTTCCGATGCTCAGACAAAGCTCATCCTCTTTTTTTGAGGTGTAACTTCGGGTGGCACAGTACAGAGACACTGGAAAAAGTATATAGAATTAGAAAAGCTTCTtggcacatttattaaaacgaCAAGTTGTAATAACAGTCACATCTTACCATCACAAGTTGAGTCAAACTCATCTTCATCCTCTTCCTCATCACATAGTTCCAGATAGGGCGCAGGAAACCAAGCTAGACGTTTATCCTCATTTTCAACAAGCCACCAACCTGTCCACAAGAGCAAAGAATTAGACAGACCTCAAAGAACTCatctatatacagtaaattcGAAGAATATCTTCTCAGTTCAAGTCACAAGAAGAAAATAATACCTGCTTGGTCTTTAATGAGCACATCCAGTCTTTTATCCACAGCAACCTTAAAGGGTTTGTTCTTTGTGTCCTTGGTCTCATACGGAGCCACACATCGATACGTCTTGGATACAAAAGGCTGGGTCACATTGCCAAAGCTAAGACGTTTTTGCATGTCTGCTCCTCCCTTGGCAGAGGGGATGAAGTCTGATTGCAGAATCATCACGCTGCAAACAGTTAAAGAGGGATTTGTAACATTTCAGCAGGTTAAGCTGGCACAGATCAAACTACCTGGGAAAAGCTGTGATAGTCTAAGTGATATCTACCTGTTTTGGGTAAACTCTGGCTGAAGCTCTTGTTCATTCGGCAGGAAGAATCGAATGACCTCTGCGGAATGTGATACAGTAGATTCACACTGCAGCAGACTGGAACAGTACTTCTCCAGACTCTTCAGTCGATCCACAGACTTGCTCAGACCCTTAGACGGAAAGGTTCTCTTTAAGTTTCTgcctgcaaaacaaaaacaaaagtgagcAAAACCTGACAAATCATGCAGAATGGCAACGtcccttttttttaaaacaatgtaaaaacatattaaataaaaaatatattgtaataatgCAAAGAGTTTTCTTTTCGTTTAGAGTATGGATTAGGACTAGGGTTGGGAATAAAAAATTGAAAGGCTAGGAATCGGATCGGTATCAAAAGGAAAAGGAATCGGATACTTGAGATTAAAATCAACTTCGGTAtgaatattttcagaaaagtaaaCTTGTTGCGTGATCTgctgatatctcaataaaagcccttatgaaaacataacaatatttttactaCAGTAGGTATAGTTTAACTATAGTATTTGCGCAGGAACCACAAATTAAACATAGTTTCATAGTTCAACTATGGTAATtcaaattgtaataaatcagaaaaaaacattgttctatgtgtatatatacacaaaactatatatatatatttttgtaaacaaGTCAATAATCAGGCTAAACGACCATACAGGttgatatataaatgttttacttcaactgtgGAATCGAAACTGGGAATCGATATGAATCGAAATCGATAAGCAGAATCGTAAATGGAATCAGACGAGGAATCGATCAAGTTCAAACGATTCCCAACCCTAGGTTATGTGTGTAAAACAATGTAAGTCTATGGTCAACGTTTTCTCAACCACAAGAGAAACTGTCACCCAAACTGTACCTCCAAATCGTGGGAGCACTCTGTCCTTTTTACGTAACGTTAGTGGGTTATCCACGGGGAATTTCTTCTTCAGCTGTTTCTGtcaaattaaaagtaaagtaaataacATGACGCGTTTTTCACGTCTGATAAGGATTTGTGCTCATTGCAAACAGGGGTTAATTCAGAAACCTACATGCAGTGTCTTGAAGTCGCGGAGGGATCTATACACTGTCACTTCGCTGTTGTCAGACCATAACACGGATGTCATGTACACCTGCAGCAACCACAAACCTCATCATAAACAAGCGATATACACAATTTATCTATTATTGAAAGTTAGAATGCGAAACATTTTAGAATACATCATATTCTTACTTTGCTCTTATCTTTCTGCATGACTCCGATAACTCGCACGTCAATGGGAAAGCGCGGTTCACTCATCGCTGATGCTGATCTGAGGAGAGTTATCAACACGACAAATATTTCCTTCCTTGTTGAAGCTCAGCATCTTCAGAatcttatatttatatacttgCCGCACATGGGCGTGTTGTTTATCTCATGTGGGAGTTTGATAGAGTGTCGGTGCGCTCACGTGCGTTGCGTTGTCTCGAGGTGGGCGGGAGTTGATGTAAAAATGCGCAACAGTGAAGGGCTCAGTGATACAATATCAGCGTTGTTTTCAAATCTGGCGATGATTACTGGAGAAAGCATAGTTTGACTGTAGTGTTAGAATTAAAgctataaaagtaaaaatgtatagttaATTTGCAAGAACAGATAactcttaaaaatctttttaaaacttttttaaaaacgagttattattaaaaacaaaccaactgtagTTTAATTGCTTGGAATGCACGGTAATAACTATTTTTTAAAGGTAAAAGTCTACGTGgaaatttttattaaatttgacTTCAACATAATCACTCTAGGTCCTAACGGTTTTTCAATTTCATCCAAAATGACAATGCATTCAAGctatttttctttacaaaaaactACACAAGATGTTAATCCAAGATAGATAAAATTCCCTGTTTTCACCAGTGGTAGGCCCAGAGGTGTAAAGAGTTCCTGAACCACACTTGACCAAAAGTACAGTGACTATTACTCCATTACAAGTTACGAAAGTCCAAAACGAACTGATTTTAccagtacttgagtattttactctTTCTGGATGTAGGCTCAAAGAAGCACTAGTCCTCAACACTTAAGAGCCATGtcaattaaaaacaagaaatagtTGATTCGTGAAGAGAGCAATCGCATCAAACTGAACCCCCCAAAAACAAATCATGTCGACACCATTCGTCCATTAACACCCAAGTCCCAGTTAAGCTCAAGTGCTCATATGGAAACCAATATTCATCAGTAAGGTCTCTTCAGTAAAGCGGATAGATTTTATAATGTTAagtaaaacattacaagtaaAAGCCTTTTTGCACTGGACATGCTGGTTTTGGCCGTATCGCGGTCTAACACCCGCAATGTCAACTTCCTGAAAATGCACCCACAATCACATAAAGAAGCCATGTTGGCAAGTTTACTAAGATATAGTACCTTAGATGCCCTCTAAATGGTAATGTTGCTTCTTCAGGAGCACAAATTTACTGCTGCAGAAAAAGTTAGGTGCCCTGCAAAGTGGAATGTGTAATTGCATTGGTCATTTGAAATGGAGTGGAGTAAATGGTACATATTCTTAATCAAGTATAGAGTAAAAGttgctaatatctttaatactcaGTACCGAACAACCAAAAAGCAGTCACATTTTGCTGAGTCAGATTCACAATTACAGACAGCTGGACCTTTCCGGTAATGCATGACTTTTCATCAAAATAACCCCTGTGAGCATTCTTTAGTAATTTGCCCATGATGACCTGGTGCGGGGGTGGACAGTCTGAGAGACTTGCAGGTGTATCTTCAAACCGAGGGTGGTGAGAGGGCAGACAGTTGGAACATTGATCTGAAGCTGCTGGCGTCACACAAGCCTGTGAAGAACCGCCAAGACTCCTCCACAGAATCTTGCTCAAGGTCATCAACAGTAAAGGCTGTCATGCTTTCCACATCATCACCTGGGAGAGGACCCCGATGGCACGTTTTTCACCCCTCATGTGAAAATACCAAACACGTGCTTTTCGTGTACCACCAATGCAATAGGGGCAATCCTGGGGAAAATATGTTGATTCAGAGCCAGCGGCGATGAAGAACAATAAGACGATTCTTGCAAAACAACACCATGAAAGTCCCTAGGTAGAGGGTATAGGGGGTCcgaatatttaatattgtcaCTGATCTGTAATTCCAGTAGTGTTTTATTGtcagtttattttctttagtg includes:
- the noxo1b gene encoding NADPH oxidase organizer 1b, translated to MSEPRFPIDVRVIGVMQKDKSKVYMTSVLWSDNSEVTVYRSLRDFKTLHKQLKKKFPVDNPLTLRKKDRVLPRFGGRNLKRTFPSKGLSKSVDRLKSLEKYCSSLLQCESTVSHSAEVIRFFLPNEQELQPEFTQNSVMILQSDFIPSAKGGADMQKRLSFGNVTQPFVSKTYRCVAPYETKDTKNKPFKVAVDKRLDVLIKDQAGWWLVENEDKRLAWFPAPYLELCDEEEDEDEFDSTCDVSLYCATRSYTSKKEDELCLSIGTVVEVLQMSDNGWWLVRYNRKAGYVPSMYLKPYISPTFSFHALQRKLHSSTINLSTPRFIHKSYSLEVLSESVPDQRELSGSTKSIFSDDGTDFSFSSSDNDSINQSVSSSDGDESLRRPSKDDSGISSGQSSPSISESSHPMKAAMVPRVPPRPQTQEILSRCTTYTRKAALATSARLFPQGAGLDNGGRALIV